One Microbacter margulisiae genomic window carries:
- a CDS encoding nucleotidyltransferase domain-containing protein, with translation MEKLQQELLQRAKFILLSVDPNGKIILFGSHARGDARIDSDWDLLILLDKQHIESSDFDRIAYPIYETGWIAGEQFSPKMYTFQEWKLRSFTPFYKNVEKDGIEL, from the coding sequence ATGGAAAAATTGCAACAAGAATTACTGCAAAGAGCCAAATTTATTTTGCTTTCTGTCGATCCTAATGGAAAAATAATTTTGTTTGGATCGCATGCCCGTGGTGATGCCCGCATTGATTCGGACTGGGATTTGCTTATTTTATTGGATAAACAGCATATAGAATCTTCCGATTTTGACCGTATTGCATATCCAATTTATGAAACCGGATGGATAGCCGGAGAACAATTCAGTCCGAAAATGTACACCTTTCAAGAATGGAAACTACGAAGTTTTACTCCTTTTTATAAAAACGTAGAAAAAGACGGAATTGAATTATGA